The Humulus lupulus chromosome 3, drHumLupu1.1, whole genome shotgun sequence genome window below encodes:
- the LOC133822624 gene encoding protein REVEILLE 7-like isoform X1: MAVEEQSEGMLSNNSGFAGNCIINGDANYKSESPLKDLYESAPKVRKPYTITKQREKWTEEEHQKFLEALKLYGRGWRQIEEHVGTKTAVQIRSHAQKYFSKVVRGSTASVEGCMKPIEIPPPRPKRKPMHPYPRKSVDSFNGTSVLNQLERSPSPNFAATDKGTKSPTSVLSSHGSDAVGYDASDHHHNRSPSSTSCTTDMQSISLSPSDKENCYLMSSSSADEKISLQGNQLSAQSNVENFSVKIEPGCKDTACNNKEAKSSTSTSFKLFGRTVLLPDFEKESPSGTEDSETLKTDEGQELDINLSLGGFVSPLESFPPINQTEQQKESSNIVDAGAQMLWWSMPQVPIHYQAAYNPSRDQTPPKMEEKEIKKERSCSDSNEGSSSGVETGGDRNIEAVNSFSQEPHSKGSVEQCNSRKGFVPYKRCLADRDNASTATSDRERRKIRVR; this comes from the exons ATGGCTGTGGAG GAACAGAGTGAAGGCATGTTGTCAAACAACTCTGGCTTCGCTGGTAACTGCATTATTAACGGTGATGCAAATTATAAGTCAGAGAGCCCACTGAAGGATCTGTATGAAAGTGCACCGAAG GTCAGAAAACCTTACACAATCACCAAACAAAGAGAAAAATGGACAGAGGAGGAGCATCAAAAGTTTCTTGAAGCCTTGAAGCTTTATGGTCGAGGTTGGCGTCAAATTGAAG AACATGTAGGTACTAAAACTGCTGTTCAGATTCGAAGTCATGCTCAGAAGTATTTCTCTAAG GTTGTTCGGGGTTCAACTGCAAGTGTTGAAGGCTGCATGAAACCAATTGAGATTCCTCCACCAAGGCCAAAGAGGAAGCCCATGCATCCTTACCCTCGTAAATCTGTTGATTCCTTTAATGGAACATCAGTTCTAAATCAACTAGAAAGGTCTCCATCCCCAAATTTTGCTGCAACTGATAAAGGAACAAAATCTCCTACATCAGTTTTGTCTAGTCATGGTTCAGATGCAGTCGGCTATGATGCATCTGACCATCATCATAACAGGTCTCCTTCGTCAACCTCATGTACAACTGATATGCAGTCAATCAGTCTATCTCCTTCAGATAAGGAAAATTGTTACTTGATGTCCAGCTCATCTGCTGATGAGAAGATATCATTGCAAGGAAATCAGTTATCTGCTCAATCGAATGTGGAGAACTTCTCCGTG AAAATTGAACCAGGTTGTAAGGACACTGCATGCAATAACAAAGAAGCCAAATCATCAACTTCAACAAGTTTCAAGCTGTTTGGAAGGACGGTGTTGTTACCAGATTTTGAGAAGGAATCTCCTTCTGGTACTGAGGATTCTGAAACATTAAAAACTGATGAAGGGCAGGAATTAGACATAAATTTGTCTCTCGGTGGATTTGTTAGTCCATTGGAAAGCTTTCCTCCAATCAACCAAACAGAACAACAGAAAGAAAGCTCTAATATTGTGGATGCTGGTGCTCAAATGCTCTGGTGGTCTATGCCCCAAGTGCCCATTCATTACCAAGCAGCATACAATCCAAGCAGAGATCAAACACCTCCAAAAATGGAAGAGAAGGAAATTAAGAAGGAAAGATCTTGTTCTGATTCAAACGAGGGATCATCTAGCGGGGTGGAAACCGGGGGAGACAGAAACATAGAGGCTGTTAATTCCTTTTCTCAAGAACCACATAGTAAAGGAAGTGTTGAACAGTGCAATTCTAGGAAGGGGTTTGTACCATACAAGAGATGCTTAGCAGACAGAGATAATGCCTCAACAGCTACCAGCGACAGGGAAAGACGGAAAATTCGAGTTCGCTGA
- the LOC133822624 gene encoding protein REVEILLE 7-like isoform X2, with product MLSNNSGFAGNCIINGDANYKSESPLKDLYESAPKVRKPYTITKQREKWTEEEHQKFLEALKLYGRGWRQIEEHVGTKTAVQIRSHAQKYFSKVVRGSTASVEGCMKPIEIPPPRPKRKPMHPYPRKSVDSFNGTSVLNQLERSPSPNFAATDKGTKSPTSVLSSHGSDAVGYDASDHHHNRSPSSTSCTTDMQSISLSPSDKENCYLMSSSSADEKISLQGNQLSAQSNVENFSVKIEPGCKDTACNNKEAKSSTSTSFKLFGRTVLLPDFEKESPSGTEDSETLKTDEGQELDINLSLGGFVSPLESFPPINQTEQQKESSNIVDAGAQMLWWSMPQVPIHYQAAYNPSRDQTPPKMEEKEIKKERSCSDSNEGSSSGVETGGDRNIEAVNSFSQEPHSKGSVEQCNSRKGFVPYKRCLADRDNASTATSDRERRKIRVR from the exons ATGTTGTCAAACAACTCTGGCTTCGCTGGTAACTGCATTATTAACGGTGATGCAAATTATAAGTCAGAGAGCCCACTGAAGGATCTGTATGAAAGTGCACCGAAG GTCAGAAAACCTTACACAATCACCAAACAAAGAGAAAAATGGACAGAGGAGGAGCATCAAAAGTTTCTTGAAGCCTTGAAGCTTTATGGTCGAGGTTGGCGTCAAATTGAAG AACATGTAGGTACTAAAACTGCTGTTCAGATTCGAAGTCATGCTCAGAAGTATTTCTCTAAG GTTGTTCGGGGTTCAACTGCAAGTGTTGAAGGCTGCATGAAACCAATTGAGATTCCTCCACCAAGGCCAAAGAGGAAGCCCATGCATCCTTACCCTCGTAAATCTGTTGATTCCTTTAATGGAACATCAGTTCTAAATCAACTAGAAAGGTCTCCATCCCCAAATTTTGCTGCAACTGATAAAGGAACAAAATCTCCTACATCAGTTTTGTCTAGTCATGGTTCAGATGCAGTCGGCTATGATGCATCTGACCATCATCATAACAGGTCTCCTTCGTCAACCTCATGTACAACTGATATGCAGTCAATCAGTCTATCTCCTTCAGATAAGGAAAATTGTTACTTGATGTCCAGCTCATCTGCTGATGAGAAGATATCATTGCAAGGAAATCAGTTATCTGCTCAATCGAATGTGGAGAACTTCTCCGTG AAAATTGAACCAGGTTGTAAGGACACTGCATGCAATAACAAAGAAGCCAAATCATCAACTTCAACAAGTTTCAAGCTGTTTGGAAGGACGGTGTTGTTACCAGATTTTGAGAAGGAATCTCCTTCTGGTACTGAGGATTCTGAAACATTAAAAACTGATGAAGGGCAGGAATTAGACATAAATTTGTCTCTCGGTGGATTTGTTAGTCCATTGGAAAGCTTTCCTCCAATCAACCAAACAGAACAACAGAAAGAAAGCTCTAATATTGTGGATGCTGGTGCTCAAATGCTCTGGTGGTCTATGCCCCAAGTGCCCATTCATTACCAAGCAGCATACAATCCAAGCAGAGATCAAACACCTCCAAAAATGGAAGAGAAGGAAATTAAGAAGGAAAGATCTTGTTCTGATTCAAACGAGGGATCATCTAGCGGGGTGGAAACCGGGGGAGACAGAAACATAGAGGCTGTTAATTCCTTTTCTCAAGAACCACATAGTAAAGGAAGTGTTGAACAGTGCAATTCTAGGAAGGGGTTTGTACCATACAAGAGATGCTTAGCAGACAGAGATAATGCCTCAACAGCTACCAGCGACAGGGAAAGACGGAAAATTCGAGTTCGCTGA